A stretch of the Vibrio sp. SS-MA-C1-2 genome encodes the following:
- a CDS encoding Sir2 family NAD-dependent protein deacetylase, with the protein MFTGKPRVIIFSGAGLDAESGVPTFRDADGLWEGHDINDVCNIDTWQKNYAKVHQFYNQRRIALAQCKPNRAHLLIKELQTQFGPDRVFSITANISDLQEQAKIKNVLHIHGLLTHIIPDYINRPDHQINIGFSEYNYQQDYVKGFGYKPACKPSVIFFGESVEQTYPPMYQLLDSMRPEDIFIVIGTTLEVNPLQHYFGHGFNPYGILIDPNANPNEYSNLGEAARRADLVIKQKASIGLDLAKEKINELMS; encoded by the coding sequence ATGTTTACTGGAAAACCTAGGGTTATTATCTTTTCTGGCGCAGGTTTAGATGCCGAGTCAGGCGTTCCAACTTTTCGTGATGCAGATGGGTTATGGGAAGGTCATGATATTAATGATGTTTGTAATATTGATACTTGGCAAAAGAATTACGCCAAAGTGCATCAATTTTATAATCAAAGGCGTATTGCATTAGCTCAGTGTAAACCTAATCGTGCACATTTATTAATAAAAGAGCTGCAAACCCAATTTGGTCCGGATCGCGTTTTCTCTATTACGGCAAATATTTCTGACCTTCAAGAGCAGGCTAAAATTAAGAATGTTTTGCATATTCATGGCTTACTTACCCATATCATTCCTGATTATATCAATCGCCCTGATCATCAAATAAATATTGGTTTTAGTGAGTACAATTACCAACAAGATTATGTAAAGGGTTTCGGCTATAAACCGGCTTGTAAGCCATCTGTGATATTTTTTGGTGAAAGTGTTGAACAGACTTACCCACCTATGTATCAATTATTAGATTCTATGCGTCCTGAGGATATCTTTATTGTTATAGGGACAACACTAGAAGTTAATCCTTTACAGCATTATTTTGGACACGGATTTAATCCATATGGCATACTCATTGATCCTAACGCTAATCCGAATGAATATTCTAATTTAGGCGAAGCAGCAAGAAGAGCAGACTTAGTGATTAAACAAAAAGCGTCAATTGGACTGGATTTAGCGAAAGAAAAAATAAATGAGTTAATGTCATAG